Within the Candidatus Nitrospira nitrificans genome, the region GTCTGGAATGTGTCTCGCGGTCCCAGGACAAGTCTTGAGCGTTGAGGATGACGCGCTTCGTACGGCGACGGTGTCGTTCGGTGGAGTCACGAAATCTGTCTCATTAGCCTTGGTGCCGGAAGCAGGGGTGGGCGACTATGTGATCGTCCATGTCGGCTTTGCAATCAGCCGGTTGGATGAAGAGGCGGCGCGACGAACGTTGGAGATCTACGCCGACCTGGCTGCTTCAGGCTCGCCGGATGGGGTTGATCGCAAAGCGCCGGACATAGCGCGTTAAGCATTGTGAATCAGTAGTGGAATCGGAGTCGCACAATTTCCAGTGCGTCATGTACCACGCGATAGACCGTGCGATGTTCGTCTTTCCTCGCTTCTTGCACCTTCAACGGTGGCCCTCCTACAATACGGCTCGCTCTTGTTTCAGGCTGCTCAACCATGTCCTTTGCTCTCGGCCGCCGCTATCGTTTTCCGGTCTTCATGCCCGTTAGATACGGGCGTGGGAACGAGACTGGCTACGGAAGCATCACGAACCTGTCTCCATTGGGGTGGCGACGAATTCTTTCCCTGGCTCTGCTCTTTCTCTTGAGCTCAGCCGAGGCATTTCCTTTCGGCGGCGAAGTGGTCAGAGTTCTTGAAGGGGGCACGATCGAAGTGGTGCGCCTCGGGAAGGCGGAACGCATCCACTTGCATGGTCTCGACTGTCCTGAGAAGGGGCAACCCCATGGTGACGAGGTGAAAGAAGCGATCTCGGCCCTTGTCTTCGCCATGGCGGTCACGGTCGAGCCCTATGGGAAGGACAAGTACGGGCGAATCATGGCCGATGTGCTGCTTGCGGATGGAACCAACGTGAATCATGCCTTGGTGAAGGAAGGCCGATGTTGGTGGTCTCGGAGGTCCGCGCCGGACAACGCTGAACTGGAACGGCTTGAGCTGGAAGCAAGGGAGGCGAAGAAGGGATTGTGGGAAGACCCTGAACCAATCCCCCCATGGGAGTACCGGAAAACCCAGCGGAGACAGTCCCCCGGCGCGCCGAACAACTGAGCCACACATCGTACTGAGACGGGAATGTCGAAATCGACTGCAACTACACACCTTGTTGTTCCGCATGCATACCGGCCAGGTGCGATTCGAATCATCACTGCCCGCCGTGTAACGCGGGGAGAAAGGAAACTCTGTGAAGAAGGCTAAAGACGAGATGCGTTCGGAGTACAAGCGGTCGGATTTTGCAAAGCTGGAAAGAGGAAAGTTCTATGCAGAAGTGGCGGCGGGAACTTCTGTCGTCTTGTTGGAACCGGCGATCGCCAAGGCATTTCCCACGTCCAAGGCAGTGAATGAAGCGCTTGCTGGCCTCCTCGTTCTGGCCAAGAAGACATCACGCACCACACGGCGCCCAACACGAGCGCGCACAAAGGCGGCGCACACGGCTTAGCGCTGCGTTAGGCATCATGGTGTGGATCGATGAGTTAGAGATGCTTGCCAACCAATAACGATACAGCACAAGGTGTACGTGAAAACCTAGGAAGTCCAAAATGACCCCGAACTATTGGCGGTCAAGCGTTTTGACCAGACTGCGATCGGCGCGAAGCCTGTCGTGGTTGCCTACAAGGAACAGGGGCAGGATGGGTTCGTGATCACAGTGTTCATGACCTCGAAGATCGATAAATTGCTCAAAAGAGGCATCCAACGGGCGACCGACAGCGAAACGGACGGGCGCTTCGTCTATCATTACGACGGAAACGAATTGGTCGGCGTCACTGTTCTGCATGCCAAGTCCAGCGCGAGGGGCAGACGCCGCCTAGTGAGAATCGAATAGGCTGACCCGTCATCTTCTTTGCCACCGGTTCCCCCTCGTTCCTCTTTTCGATATCATTATTGTGGGTTCGCGGTTGCCTCTCATTGAAACGCCAACAATTATGGCGTTATGCTGGACCTTTCGATGGCATTTTGTTCGGTGAAAAAGCAGCACATCTGGTTCTTATGCGAGAACGGTTTAATATTGTTGGACCTGCATCTAGATAAACAATGGTTGAGATTTCGCGCACCAACAATCGGATTACGGTGGAAGGTGATCTCCGAGATTTTCACTATCTACTTGCTCAAATTCATCAATGTATTGAGGTAGCAGGGTATCATGACGTTATCTTGGATATGTCGGCGTGTACGTCTGCTTTTCAAAACTCGATGCTTTCTGTATGCGCGCAAGTGGCCGCATATAGGAAGTCTGGAGTAACTTTCACCCTCGTTTCACCAAGGGTGAGAACGCTTTCCAACCTATTCAAGAATACAAATTGGGCACACTTCCTTGATCCACTTCAGTTCCATCAGTCCAATTTTAGGGGGCACACGAGAATTGCTGCCACGCAGTATCAGTCACCGGAAGAGCAAGGGGCTGCTGTTAACAGAATCGTTAACGTTATGCTCGGTGCCCTGCCTGACCTCGAACGAACTGACTTTGCTGCGTTTGAGTGGGCAATAAATGAGATTACCGACAACGTCCTTGTGCACGCTAAGTCGCCTATTGGCGGGCTCGTTCAAGTCTCCACCTTCCAAAAGGGGGCGAAAAGCGTACAGTTTGTTGTTGCTGACGCGGGCATAGGAATTCCCGCATCCCTAAAACCTGGCCACCCTGAGATTCGCAGCGATACGGAGGCTCTCGATTGGGCGATTCGAGAGGGAGTCACTAGGGACACCAGGATTGGTCAAGGTAATGGGCTATTTGGGAGTTACAGGGTCTGCAGCAAGTCAAAGGGCCACTTCCAAATAGATTCTGGGCATGCCCGATTGGAATACAACCCAAGGCGACAGCAGATGTCGATAACCAATCAGACCATCCCATATTCTGGCACCTTGATAGCCGCAACGATTGATTTCAGTAATCCCAAACTTCTCGCCGATGCTTTGCAATTCAAAGGGGAGACGTACCGTCCGACCGACTATGTTGAGTTCACTTACGAAGGTCGTGATGGAGGTCCTGTCTCATTCCTGCTACGTGACGAATGCACGTCTTTTGGCAGTCGCGTTTCAGGAAAACCAGTAAGGCAAAAGCTAC harbors:
- a CDS encoding HypC/HybG/HupF family hydrogenase formation chaperone — translated: MCLAVPGQVLSVEDDALRTATVSFGGVTKSVSLALVPEAGVGDYVIVHVGFAISRLDEEAARRTLEIYADLAASGSPDGVDRKAPDIAR
- a CDS encoding thermonuclease family protein, translating into MSFALGRRYRFPVFMPVRYGRGNETGYGSITNLSPLGWRRILSLALLFLLSSAEAFPFGGEVVRVLEGGTIEVVRLGKAERIHLHGLDCPEKGQPHGDEVKEAISALVFAMAVTVEPYGKDKYGRIMADVLLADGTNVNHALVKEGRCWWSRRSAPDNAELERLELEAREAKKGLWEDPEPIPPWEYRKTQRRQSPGAPNN
- a CDS encoding STAS-like domain-containing protein — its product is MVEISRTNNRITVEGDLRDFHYLLAQIHQCIEVAGYHDVILDMSACTSAFQNSMLSVCAQVAAYRKSGVTFTLVSPRVRTLSNLFKNTNWAHFLDPLQFHQSNFRGHTRIAATQYQSPEEQGAAVNRIVNVMLGALPDLERTDFAAFEWAINEITDNVLVHAKSPIGGLVQVSTFQKGAKSVQFVVADAGIGIPASLKPGHPEIRSDTEALDWAIREGVTRDTRIGQGNGLFGSYRVCSKSKGHFQIDSGHARLEYNPRRQQMSITNQTIPYSGTLIAATIDFSNPKLLADALQFKGETYRPTDYVEFTYEGRDGGPVSFLLRDECTSFGSRVSGKPVRQKLHNIIKMTDSRVVNVDFSGVPVISSSFADEAFGKLFLQLGPMQFMQRVRLVNTIDTVESLINRAIEQRMKVGLSDAGV